In Lysobacter lycopersici, a genomic segment contains:
- the rplE gene encoding 50S ribosomal protein L5, whose translation MTTRLEKFYKEEVVPKLMKQFGYTNPMEVPKLTKITLNMGVGEAAANKKVLENAVADMAKIAGQKPLVTKTRVSVASFKIRDGWPIGAKVTLRRAKMYEFLDRLVNISLPRVRDFRGVSGRSFDGRGNYNMGVKEQIIFPEIDFDQVDAIRGMDIAITTTAKTDAEAKALLEAFRFPFRN comes from the coding sequence ATGACGACCCGACTCGAGAAGTTCTACAAGGAAGAAGTGGTGCCGAAGCTGATGAAGCAGTTCGGCTACACCAATCCGATGGAAGTGCCGAAGCTGACCAAGATCACGCTCAACATGGGCGTGGGCGAGGCCGCTGCGAACAAGAAGGTGCTGGAGAACGCGGTGGCCGACATGGCCAAGATCGCGGGCCAGAAGCCGCTGGTGACCAAGACCCGCGTCTCGGTGGCCTCGTTCAAGATCCGCGACGGTTGGCCGATCGGCGCCAAGGTGACCCTGCGCCGCGCCAAGATGTACGAGTTCCTCGACCGCCTGGTCAACATCTCGCTGCCGCGCGTGCGCGACTTCCGCGGCGTGTCCGGCCGTTCGTTCGACGGCCGCGGCAACTACAACATGGGCGTGAAGGAACAGATCATCTTCCCGGAAATCGACTTCGACCAGGTCGACGCGATCCGCGGCATGGACATCGCCATCACCACCACCGCCAAGACCGACGCCGAGGCGAAGGCCTTGCTGGAAGCGTTCCGCTTCCCGTTCCGCAACTGA
- the rpsN gene encoding 30S ribosomal protein S14: protein MAKTSMINRETKRAKLAKQHAAKREALKKVIASHDASYEDKMAAATKLQKLPRDSSPSRQTSRCALTGRPRGVYAKFGLGRNALRKATMNGDVPGLRKASW, encoded by the coding sequence ATGGCCAAGACTTCCATGATCAACCGCGAGACCAAGCGCGCGAAGCTCGCGAAGCAGCACGCCGCCAAGCGCGAGGCGCTGAAGAAGGTCATCGCCAGCCACGACGCCTCCTACGAGGACAAGATGGCCGCGGCGACCAAGCTGCAGAAACTCCCGCGCGATTCCTCGCCGAGCCGCCAGACCAGCCGTTGCGCCCTGACCGGCCGCCCGCGCGGCGTGTACGCCAAGTTCGGCCTGGGCCGCAACGCGCTGCGCAAGGCGACGATGAACGGCGACGTCCCCGGCCTGCGCAAGGCGAGCTGGTAA
- the rpsH gene encoding 30S ribosomal protein S8: protein MSMTDPIADMLVRIRNAAAVGKQTVKMPSSKTKVAIANVLKDEGYIGELRVTENGAKAELKIVLKYFEGKPVIEKLQRVSRSGLRQYRGKDALPKVLGGLGVAIISTSKGIMTDARARQEGVGGEVLCFVA from the coding sequence ATGAGCATGACTGATCCCATCGCCGACATGCTGGTCCGCATCAGGAATGCGGCGGCGGTCGGCAAGCAGACGGTGAAGATGCCGTCGTCCAAGACCAAGGTCGCGATCGCCAACGTCCTCAAGGACGAGGGCTACATCGGCGAGCTGCGCGTGACCGAGAACGGCGCCAAGGCCGAGCTCAAGATCGTGCTGAAGTACTTCGAAGGCAAGCCGGTGATCGAGAAGCTGCAGCGCGTGTCGCGCTCGGGCCTGCGCCAGTACCGCGGCAAGGATGCCTTGCCGAAGGTGCTCGGCGGCCTCGGCGTCGCCATCATTTCCACCTCCAAGGGCATCATGACCGACGCTCGCGCTCGCCAGGAAGGCGTGGGCGGCGAAGTCCTGTGCTTCGTGGCCTAA
- the rplF gene encoding 50S ribosomal protein L6 — translation MSRVAKKPIALPKGVEFNIQSDSVSVKGPKGTLSIAKPNGIEVKLEDGNAQLSANDDNLVPLAGTLRAILANMVKGVSEGFERKLELVGVGYRAAMQGKDLNLSLGFSHPVLFTAPEGITIATPTQTEIVVSGADKQRVGEVAAKIRGFRPPEPYKGKGVKYSDETIIRKEAKKA, via the coding sequence ATGTCCCGCGTCGCCAAGAAGCCGATCGCCCTGCCCAAGGGCGTCGAGTTCAACATCCAGTCCGACAGCGTCAGCGTCAAGGGCCCGAAGGGTACCTTGTCGATCGCCAAGCCGAACGGCATCGAAGTCAAGCTCGAGGACGGCAACGCCCAGTTGTCGGCCAACGACGACAACCTCGTTCCGCTCGCCGGTACCCTGCGTGCGATCCTCGCCAACATGGTGAAGGGCGTGTCCGAAGGCTTCGAGCGCAAGCTCGAGTTGGTCGGCGTCGGTTACCGCGCCGCCATGCAGGGCAAGGACCTGAACCTGTCGCTCGGGTTCTCGCATCCGGTGCTGTTCACGGCGCCGGAAGGCATCACCATCGCCACCCCGACCCAGACCGAGATCGTGGTCAGCGGCGCCGACAAGCAACGCGTCGGCGAAGTCGCGGCCAAGATCCGCGGTTTCCGCCCGCCGGAACCGTACAAGGGCAAGGGCGTGAAGTATTCCGACGAGACCATCATCCGCAAGGAAGCCAAGAAGGCGTAA
- the rplR gene encoding 50S ribosomal protein L18 has protein sequence MDKKIARLRRAKSTRAHIRELGVPRLSVLRTGQHVYAQLFSADGSKVLAAANTTQADVRDGLKNGRNSDAAAKVGKAIAEKARAAGIEKVAFDRSGYRFHGRIKALAEAAREGGLQF, from the coding sequence ATGGACAAGAAAATCGCCCGCCTGCGCCGCGCCAAGTCCACCCGCGCGCATATCCGCGAACTCGGCGTGCCGCGCCTGTCGGTGCTGCGCACCGGCCAGCACGTGTACGCGCAGCTGTTCAGTGCCGACGGCTCCAAGGTGCTGGCCGCGGCCAACACCACCCAGGCCGACGTGCGCGACGGCCTGAAGAACGGCCGCAACAGCGATGCCGCGGCCAAGGTCGGCAAGGCGATCGCCGAGAAGGCGCGCGCCGCCGGCATCGAGAAGGTCGCGTTCGACCGTTCGGGTTACCGCTTCCACGGCCGCATCAAGGCGCTGGCCGAAGCCGCGCGCG